A region from the Riemerella anatipestifer genome encodes:
- a CDS encoding polysaccharide biosynthesis/export family protein, with protein MKNIKLYLLLSIISLFLVSCLTTKEVRYQQPNEHLVLNEEGLIPYSNEVYRITKADILNLNIVTTPKGDAAQFYSRFNTSGGENGAGGNIGGAGAVSGGGAGIAGGRMSGNSNFYFNGLKINSRGNIDIMGIGEIKAVGRTIEDIEAEIQTRVNENFVEGKSQVRLNTDGITYYILSDIEEMGALTGEKKSYTSMLSITEALAQNGGLNRTIDKKHVVLQRKYPEGIKRVTLDLTRDDIMNSPYYWIQNGDMVYLNTRSKSLYGFGKEPLQTLTTGVSLITTALSVYLLISRF; from the coding sequence ATGAAAAATATAAAACTATATCTATTATTGTCAATTATATCTCTGTTTTTAGTATCCTGTCTAACGACTAAGGAAGTGAGATACCAGCAACCTAATGAACATCTTGTACTTAATGAAGAGGGGTTGATACCGTATAGTAATGAAGTTTATCGAATAACTAAAGCAGATATTCTTAATCTTAATATAGTAACCACTCCTAAAGGAGATGCGGCTCAGTTTTACTCCCGTTTTAACACTTCTGGTGGTGAAAATGGAGCAGGAGGAAATATAGGAGGTGCAGGAGCTGTCTCTGGAGGAGGAGCTGGTATTGCTGGAGGAAGAATGAGTGGCAATAGTAATTTTTATTTTAATGGATTAAAGATAAACTCTAGAGGAAACATAGATATAATGGGGATAGGAGAAATAAAAGCCGTAGGTAGGACTATTGAAGATATAGAGGCAGAAATACAAACTCGTGTTAACGAAAATTTTGTTGAAGGTAAATCTCAAGTAAGACTTAATACAGATGGGATTACTTATTACATATTGAGTGATATAGAGGAGATGGGAGCTCTTACTGGAGAGAAAAAATCTTACACCTCAATGTTAAGTATAACAGAAGCTTTAGCTCAAAATGGTGGGCTTAATAGAACCATAGATAAAAAACATGTTGTTTTACAAAGAAAATATCCAGAAGGTATTAAAAGAGTTACACTAGATTTAACGAGAGATGATATTATGAACTCTCCATATTATTGGATTCAAAATGGAGATATGGTTTATCTCAATACTCGTTCTAAAAGTTTATATGGGTTTGGTAAAGAGCCTTTGCAAACTTTAACTACAGGCGTTTCTCTTATAACTACAGCACTTTCTGTGTATTTATTAATTTCAAGATTTTAG
- a CDS encoding DUF2809 domain-containing protein, whose translation MRPRFSLFWFAITLLLFLTEVIIAVWLKSCYFIRAYLGDVLVVILIYTFVLTFFKIKEKAQLIVGIFLFSVLVEVLQYFSIAEKLGFREDSVGHIVIGNSFSWLDILCYAVGCAFIFVFVKMKDK comes from the coding sequence ATGAGACCAAGGTTTAGTCTTTTCTGGTTTGCTATTACCCTATTGTTATTTTTAACAGAGGTAATAATTGCGGTTTGGCTTAAATCCTGTTATTTTATTAGAGCATATCTAGGAGATGTACTAGTGGTAATTCTTATTTATACCTTTGTCTTAACTTTCTTTAAAATCAAAGAAAAAGCTCAACTGATTGTAGGGATATTTCTATTTTCTGTTTTAGTAGAGGTATTACAATATTTTAGCATTGCAGAGAAGCTAGGGTTTAGAGAAGATAGTGTAGGGCATATTGTTATTGGGAACTCTTTCTCTTGGTTAGACATATTGTGTTATGCGGTGGGGTGTGCTTTTATTTTTGTATTTGTTAAAATGAAGGATAAATAA
- a CDS encoding exopolysaccharide transport family protein, translating into MIPEKVGQKTPSTQPEKSKVGTFDFFNLEFFIKKVLKNWYWFLLLGILGYAISYIYKKYYIQYTYESSISLSVSNNTASYLAPSNQSINFIWGQGGNQDGLYVKKLLLSRTHNEFITRKLELYIDYSTSGKLKSTFLDKNESPFFLEIDKEHFQAINIPITFIPKGNSYTVNLPEDLPNYLYSYKTEDFHPLKETYKKEVQKNIKLNEWYESPYFRFRLIKNPVQPSIDYNNITVVLSSIDQKVRENIGSINIEFDKELPSIMSVSKRGANLNTTVNFLNNSIKELIEKRKQDKSLVDKNTVAFIKRNLDSVKIKLDSSAQSLNGVRIGENIVDVEGGVSSIMEKIKEVEKRKAELLTRISALNSIRNSMNKNLDEVININAAGIEDGNFMGSVSELKALIQKREEMRTIYTPNSEPMKEINRLIKEARGKSSGVVGNYYSMYLSDIEKLDAELLQYEREIRRFPLKEQKLIDAERGYSINETTYNALLSEQAKAEMRLAVGQSDITVLDWAKNLGQGPVGPNTSMFGVALIGGLLSIPFIILLISSLLDNKIRSVKEVVKATKIPLLGVIGKNTNENNLTVIEQSKSSVAESFRGVRSNLRFLYDDGVEGGKVILVTSSISGEGKTYTSINIASVLALSGKKTILLGMDLRKPKIFGDFEINNKCGISNFLTGEIPVEQIINKTKISTLDVATSGPIPPNPSELLMSDRNTQFIEELRKSYDFIIIDSPPVGLVADSFELMKYTDANIYVVRHEYTEKFMLKMIIEKYHNQEVKHLGLVYNDYPSNQGYGYGYGYGYFDEDKNYQEPILVRWRNKLKSIFNKKG; encoded by the coding sequence ATGATACCAGAAAAAGTAGGACAAAAAACACCTAGTACACAACCTGAAAAGTCTAAAGTTGGAACATTTGACTTCTTTAATCTTGAATTTTTTATAAAGAAGGTGCTAAAAAATTGGTATTGGTTTTTGTTATTAGGTATATTAGGTTATGCTATTAGTTATATCTATAAAAAATACTATATACAATACACTTATGAGTCTAGTATATCTTTGAGTGTTTCTAATAATACAGCAAGTTATTTGGCGCCTAGTAATCAGTCTATTAACTTTATATGGGGGCAAGGAGGAAATCAAGACGGATTGTATGTGAAAAAATTACTTTTATCAAGAACACATAACGAATTTATTACTAGAAAACTTGAGTTATACATTGATTATAGCACTTCAGGTAAGCTAAAAAGCACATTTTTAGATAAGAATGAATCTCCCTTCTTTTTAGAAATAGATAAAGAGCACTTTCAGGCGATAAATATTCCAATCACATTTATTCCTAAAGGTAATTCTTATACAGTTAATTTGCCAGAGGATTTACCTAACTACTTATATAGTTATAAAACTGAAGACTTTCATCCTTTAAAAGAAACATATAAAAAAGAGGTTCAAAAAAATATAAAATTAAACGAGTGGTATGAGTCTCCTTATTTTAGGTTTAGATTGATAAAAAATCCGGTACAACCTAGTATTGATTATAATAACATAACAGTTGTTTTAAGTAGCATAGATCAAAAAGTAAGGGAAAATATAGGCAGTATCAATATAGAGTTTGATAAGGAGCTTCCTTCTATAATGTCTGTGTCGAAGAGAGGAGCCAACTTAAACACTACAGTTAACTTTTTAAATAACTCTATTAAAGAGCTTATAGAAAAAAGAAAGCAGGATAAGAGTTTAGTAGACAAAAATACAGTTGCATTTATAAAGAGAAATTTAGATAGTGTAAAAATAAAGTTAGACTCTTCTGCACAAAGCCTTAATGGAGTTAGGATTGGAGAAAATATCGTTGATGTTGAAGGAGGTGTAAGCTCCATAATGGAAAAAATAAAGGAGGTTGAAAAGAGAAAGGCAGAGCTACTTACCCGAATTTCAGCACTTAATAGTATCCGAAACTCTATGAATAAAAATTTAGATGAGGTGATCAATATCAATGCTGCTGGAATAGAAGATGGTAATTTTATGGGTTCTGTTAGTGAGCTAAAAGCTCTTATACAAAAAAGGGAGGAGATGAGGACTATTTATACGCCAAACTCTGAACCTATGAAAGAAATTAATCGTCTTATTAAAGAGGCGAGAGGCAAGTCGTCTGGAGTTGTGGGGAACTATTACAGTATGTATTTGAGTGATATCGAAAAATTAGATGCAGAACTCTTACAATACGAGAGAGAGATAAGAAGGTTTCCTCTTAAGGAACAGAAGCTAATTGATGCAGAGAGAGGCTACTCAATTAACGAAACTACATATAATGCATTACTGTCGGAACAGGCAAAAGCAGAGATGCGTCTTGCTGTAGGACAGTCTGATATAACGGTCTTAGATTGGGCTAAAAATCTTGGGCAGGGTCCAGTAGGACCTAATACCTCTATGTTTGGAGTAGCACTTATTGGAGGATTGTTATCTATTCCATTTATAATATTACTTATTAGTTCTCTTTTAGATAATAAGATAAGAAGTGTTAAGGAAGTGGTAAAAGCAACCAAAATACCTTTATTAGGGGTTATTGGTAAAAATACTAATGAGAATAATCTTACAGTGATAGAGCAATCTAAATCTTCTGTTGCAGAGTCATTTAGAGGAGTTAGGTCTAATTTGAGGTTTTTGTATGACGACGGAGTAGAAGGTGGAAAAGTGATATTGGTAACTTCTTCTATTAGTGGAGAGGGCAAAACATATACCTCAATAAATATAGCCTCTGTTTTAGCTTTAAGCGGTAAGAAAACCATATTATTAGGAATGGATTTGAGGAAACCTAAGATTTTTGGGGATTTTGAAATCAATAATAAGTGCGGAATTTCTAATTTCCTGACAGGGGAGATACCAGTGGAGCAAATTATAAATAAAACTAAGATATCTACATTAGATGTAGCGACCTCTGGACCAATTCCACCTAACCCTTCAGAGCTATTGATGAGTGACAGAAATACACAGTTTATAGAAGAGCTTAGAAAATCCTATGATTTTATTATTATAGATTCTCCTCCAGTAGGTCTAGTGGCAGATTCTTTTGAATTGATGAAATATACAGATGCTAATATTTATGTTGTACGCCATGAATATACGGAGAAGTTTATGCTTAAAATGATTATAGAAAAATATCATAATCAAGAGGTTAAACATTTGGGGTTGGTGTATAATGACTACCCTTCTAACCAAGGGTATGGCTATGGGTACGGCTATGGTTATTTTGATGAGGATAAAAACTATCAAGAACCTATACTTGTAAGGTGGAGAAATAAATTAAAATCAATTTTTAATAAGAAAGGTTAA
- a CDS encoding biotin--[acetyl-CoA-carboxylase] ligase, which produces MKILHHLTKCNSTNDEIISFVPSILQKEDLVGVYTLNQTRGKGQYGNSWKINPNENIAISLAISLDRFPFAISIINYYTAIIVRDFIANLTQIQPKIKWPNDIILNQKKISGILLEKKNNCLVIGIGINVLQQNFEHFPKAGSIYTQTHRSFEPHLLAKELFEFFANEIAQPKTETQILEILNNTLFKKDEVCVFDIKGVRQNGIIRKADASGHLWVELEDERLHKFYHKEIQMLY; this is translated from the coding sequence ATGAAAATCTTACATCACCTTACCAAATGTAATTCTACCAATGATGAGATTATCAGTTTTGTTCCCTCTATTCTTCAGAAAGAAGACTTGGTAGGCGTCTACACACTTAACCAAACTCGAGGAAAGGGACAATACGGCAATTCCTGGAAAATAAATCCTAACGAAAACATTGCTATCAGCCTCGCAATTTCTTTGGATAGATTTCCATTTGCAATTTCTATCATCAATTATTATACCGCCATTATCGTGAGAGATTTTATTGCCAATTTGACCCAAATTCAGCCAAAAATCAAGTGGCCAAATGATATTATACTCAATCAAAAGAAAATATCAGGTATTCTTCTTGAAAAGAAAAATAACTGTTTAGTCATTGGCATTGGCATCAATGTATTACAGCAAAACTTTGAGCATTTCCCGAAAGCAGGGTCTATCTATACGCAAACTCACCGCTCTTTTGAACCTCATCTACTTGCTAAAGAGTTATTTGAATTTTTCGCTAATGAAATAGCCCAACCAAAAACGGAAACTCAAATTCTAGAGATACTTAATAATACTCTTTTCAAAAAAGACGAGGTATGCGTGTTTGACATTAAAGGCGTAAGACAAAATGGCATTATCCGAAAAGCAGATGCTAGTGGGCATCTTTGGGTAGAACTAGAAGATGAGCGGCTACACAAGTTTTACCACAAGGAAATCCAAATGCTCTACTGA
- a CDS encoding DUF4296 domain-containing protein, whose protein sequence is MSRLIGLFLVMIFVVACRHSVEAPKNLLSKEEMAQIVADFAVYTQSSDFTRNVDMEEVSRFVMNKNKAKGKAFEDSFKYYLYKPSDVDKIYDMAQDILLKDSDLEEYIKKKEGENKNQNKEEKVNAGDLQQQ, encoded by the coding sequence ATGAGTAGGTTGATTGGGCTTTTTTTGGTGATGATTTTCGTGGTAGCTTGTAGGCATTCGGTTGAAGCTCCCAAGAATCTATTATCCAAAGAAGAAATGGCACAGATAGTAGCAGACTTTGCTGTTTATACACAGTCTTCCGATTTTACTAGAAATGTAGATATGGAGGAAGTCAGTCGTTTTGTGATGAATAAAAACAAAGCTAAAGGCAAAGCATTTGAAGACAGTTTTAAATATTATTTGTACAAACCGTCCGATGTAGATAAAATCTACGATATGGCTCAAGACATATTACTTAAAGACTCGGATTTAGAAGAGTATATTAAGAAGAAAGAAGGAGAAAATAAAAATCAAAATAAAGAAGAAAAAGTTAATGCAGGAGATTTACAACAACAATAG
- a CDS encoding polyprenol monophosphomannose synthase, protein MKKIVVIPTYNEKENIQSIIQAVMDLGGGFHILVVDDSSPDGTADIVRSMQRLFEGRLHLTVRKVKDGLGKAYLHGFRWAIEQGYDFIFEMDADFSHNPKDLPRLYEACLEADMSVGSRYSQGVNVVNWPMGRVLLSYFASKYVRFILGLPVHDTTAGFVCFRKDTLLKIGLDKVKLKGYGFQVEMKYRVFKKGLKIKEVPIIFTDRTKGESKMNGGIIKEAVIGVLNLRWKALIGRL, encoded by the coding sequence ATGAAAAAAATCGTTGTCATTCCTACCTATAACGAAAAAGAAAATATACAATCCATTATTCAAGCGGTGATGGATTTGGGGGGAGGTTTTCATATTTTGGTCGTAGATGATTCCTCTCCCGATGGTACAGCAGATATTGTTCGTTCTATGCAGAGGCTTTTTGAGGGTAGGCTTCATTTAACCGTAAGAAAAGTAAAAGATGGTTTGGGCAAGGCTTATTTGCACGGCTTTCGTTGGGCAATAGAGCAGGGCTATGATTTTATTTTTGAGATGGACGCCGATTTTTCTCACAATCCAAAAGATTTACCTAGACTTTATGAGGCGTGTTTAGAGGCGGATATGTCGGTAGGTTCTCGTTATTCTCAAGGGGTTAATGTGGTTAATTGGCCTATGGGAAGGGTTTTGCTATCTTATTTTGCGTCTAAATATGTAAGGTTTATTTTAGGTTTACCCGTGCACGATACTACGGCAGGGTTTGTCTGTTTCAGAAAAGACACACTTCTAAAAATCGGGTTAGATAAGGTAAAACTAAAAGGTTATGGCTTTCAGGTGGAAATGAAATACAGAGTATTCAAAAAAGGTTTAAAAATAAAAGAAGTTCCTATTATTTTTACCGATAGAACCAAAGGCGAGTCTAAAATGAATGGCGGAATCATTAAAGAAGCAGTAATAGGTGTACTTAATCTAAGATGGAAGGCTTTAATAGGAAGATTATGA
- the mutS gene encoding DNA mismatch repair protein MutS yields the protein MAKTKKETPLMQQYNSIKAKYSDAILLFRVGDFYETFGADAIKTSQILGIVLTKRNNGGDGQSIELAGFPHHSLDSYLPKLVRAGLRVAICDQLEDPKSVKGIVKRGVTELVTPGVTFNDQVLNSKKNNFLLALHKEKEKYGVALVDISTGEFLLGEDNLEKLLHIINTFEPSEIIYQRTQEIPSQIKNKSVFKMEDWAFQYHFAYEKLTQHFKTNSLKGFGVEDYKLGITAAGAIFAYLVEDTHHNLLNHITQIKLIPQEDYLMMDQFTLRNLEVVFPTHQNGKSLLDIIDRTATPMGGRLLRRRLILPLKSVNEINRRLSLVEFLNNEERLRLDVATRLKGISDLDRLMGKLAAEKISPKELGYLRQSLVYISEIKSLLHQYPDVLAWLNPLNHLEEVINTLESNLNEELPVNLAKGNVIKLGVSDELDRLRGLQNSGKDYLDEMCQREIERTGIASLKINFNNVFGYYIEVRNTHKDKVPEEWIRKQTLVNAERYITTELKEYEDQILGAEERISVLEQELYRKVCQEVLVYIDQIQENAQLIAQLDVAVGLSELSVEKGYIKPILNDGFSIELKEARHPIIENALPLGEKYIPNDLFLDREEQQIIMVTGPNMAGKSAILRQTAVICLLAQIGSFVPAKYASIGILDKIFTRVGATDNLSAGESTFMVEMNEAANILNNISDRSLILLDEIGRGTSTYDGVSIAWAIAEYLHQHPTKPKTLFATHYHELNEMTNNFERIKNFHISIKEHKGNIIFLRKLVSGGSEHSFGIHVAKLAGMPATVVNRANEILKTLENNRSQNDTKESIKRVTEENLQLSFFQLDDPVLENIREELTRIDINTLTPIEAMMKLNAIKNMIGK from the coding sequence ATGGCAAAAACAAAGAAAGAAACTCCTCTAATGCAACAATACAATAGTATTAAAGCTAAATACTCTGATGCGATATTACTTTTCAGAGTAGGAGATTTCTATGAAACCTTTGGAGCAGATGCCATTAAAACATCTCAAATTTTGGGTATTGTTCTTACTAAAAGAAACAATGGTGGAGATGGTCAGAGTATAGAACTAGCGGGGTTTCCACATCATTCTTTAGACTCCTATCTTCCGAAATTGGTAAGGGCGGGTCTTAGAGTAGCGATATGCGACCAATTAGAAGATCCTAAATCGGTAAAAGGTATTGTTAAAAGAGGTGTTACGGAATTGGTAACTCCAGGAGTTACATTTAATGACCAAGTTCTTAACTCCAAGAAAAATAATTTTTTACTTGCCCTTCATAAAGAGAAAGAAAAATATGGTGTGGCTTTAGTAGATATTTCCACTGGAGAATTTTTGTTAGGAGAGGACAATTTAGAAAAGTTACTGCACATCATCAATACTTTTGAACCTAGCGAAATTATTTACCAAAGGACTCAAGAAATTCCTAGTCAAATTAAAAATAAAAGCGTTTTTAAAATGGAAGACTGGGCATTTCAGTATCACTTTGCCTATGAAAAGCTCACGCAACACTTTAAAACTAATTCTCTTAAAGGTTTCGGAGTTGAAGACTATAAACTAGGTATTACGGCAGCTGGAGCTATTTTTGCCTATTTGGTAGAGGATACGCATCATAATTTGCTCAATCATATTACTCAGATAAAACTTATTCCACAGGAAGATTATTTAATGATGGATCAGTTTACGCTGAGAAATTTGGAAGTGGTATTTCCTACACATCAAAACGGGAAAAGTCTTTTGGATATTATAGACAGAACAGCCACTCCAATGGGAGGAAGGCTTTTGAGGAGAAGATTGATATTGCCACTTAAATCTGTAAATGAAATTAACAGAAGACTCTCTTTAGTTGAATTTTTGAATAACGAGGAGCGGCTAAGACTAGATGTTGCAACAAGGCTTAAAGGTATTTCGGACTTAGACCGATTGATGGGTAAGCTAGCGGCAGAGAAAATATCACCTAAAGAACTAGGCTATCTTAGACAAAGTTTAGTTTATATTTCCGAGATAAAATCGTTGTTGCATCAATATCCTGATGTTTTGGCGTGGCTTAATCCACTTAATCATTTGGAGGAAGTTATCAATACTTTAGAGAGTAACCTAAATGAGGAACTACCTGTAAACTTAGCCAAAGGCAATGTGATTAAGTTGGGTGTTTCTGACGAGCTAGACCGTTTGAGAGGTTTGCAGAACTCTGGTAAAGATTACCTAGACGAGATGTGCCAAAGGGAAATAGAAAGAACGGGCATTGCTAGTCTGAAAATCAATTTTAATAATGTTTTTGGCTATTATATAGAAGTTAGAAACACGCATAAAGACAAAGTTCCTGAAGAATGGATTAGAAAACAAACGCTAGTCAATGCCGAGAGGTACATTACAACAGAACTGAAGGAATACGAAGACCAAATTTTAGGAGCAGAAGAGCGTATAAGTGTTTTAGAGCAGGAACTTTATAGAAAGGTATGTCAAGAGGTACTTGTTTATATAGACCAAATTCAGGAAAACGCACAGCTTATCGCACAGCTAGATGTGGCGGTTGGGCTATCAGAGTTGTCTGTGGAAAAAGGCTACATTAAACCAATCCTTAACGATGGTTTTAGTATAGAACTCAAAGAAGCAAGACACCCTATTATAGAAAATGCTCTGCCGTTAGGCGAAAAATACATTCCTAACGATTTGTTTTTAGACCGAGAGGAGCAGCAGATTATTATGGTAACTGGTCCCAATATGGCGGGTAAATCGGCGATATTGAGGCAAACGGCGGTTATTTGTCTTTTGGCACAAATCGGGAGTTTTGTCCCAGCTAAATATGCTTCTATTGGCATTTTAGATAAGATATTTACAAGGGTGGGAGCAACGGACAATCTCTCTGCGGGAGAATCAACCTTTATGGTGGAAATGAACGAAGCCGCTAATATCCTCAATAATATTTCCGACCGAAGTTTAATTCTTTTAGATGAAATAGGGCGAGGTACTTCCACTTATGATGGCGTTTCTATTGCTTGGGCTATTGCGGAATATTTGCATCAGCACCCAACCAAACCTAAGACTTTATTCGCCACCCACTACCACGAGTTGAATGAAATGACCAATAATTTTGAAAGGATTAAAAACTTTCATATTTCAATTAAAGAGCATAAGGGGAACATTATTTTCCTAAGGAAGTTGGTGTCTGGTGGTAGCGAACATAGCTTTGGTATCCATGTGGCAAAATTGGCAGGAATGCCTGCTACGGTAGTTAATAGAGCTAACGAAATTCTGAAAACTTTGGAAAACAATCGTTCACAGAATGATACAAAAGAATCTATTAAAAGGGTAACGGAAGAAAATTTGCAACTCTCGTTCTTCCAATTAGACGACCCAGTTTTAGAAAATATCAGAGAGGAACTTACTAGGATAGACATCAATACACTCACGCCTATAGAAGCAATGATGAAGCTCAATGCAATCAAAAATATGATAGGCAAATAA
- the tgt gene encoding tRNA guanosine(34) transglycosylase Tgt: MSKPFFSIEKTTESKARAGVISTAHGEIQTPIFMPVGTVASVKTLHQREIRDDVKAQIILGNTYHLYLRPGMEVMEKAGGLHRFMNWERPILTDSGGYQVFSLSKSRKMTEEGVKFKSHIDGSYHFISPEKSMEIQRQIGADIFMAFDECTPYPCEYNQAKASMELTHRWLKRCIEWTENNAELYGHKQRLFPIVQGSTYSDLRKISAEVISEAGAEGNAIGGLSVGEPEEEMYRITNEVTDILPKEKPRYLMGVGTPWNILESIGLGVDMMDCVMPTRNARNGMLFTWQGVMNMKNQKWKEDFSPLDEMGTSFVDKEYSKAYVRHLFVAKEYLGKQIASIHNLAFYLDLVKVAREHILAGDFYEWKEQIVPVLKQRL, translated from the coding sequence ATGTCAAAACCATTTTTTAGTATAGAAAAAACTACCGAATCTAAGGCTAGAGCAGGAGTAATTAGTACCGCTCATGGAGAAATCCAAACGCCTATTTTTATGCCTGTGGGTACGGTAGCATCGGTAAAAACACTACATCAAAGAGAAATAAGAGACGATGTTAAGGCACAAATTATTTTAGGTAACACCTATCATCTTTACCTAAGGCCAGGTATGGAAGTGATGGAGAAAGCAGGAGGACTACATCGTTTTATGAACTGGGAGCGTCCTATCCTTACAGATTCTGGAGGTTATCAGGTCTTTTCTCTTTCAAAAAGCAGAAAGATGACGGAGGAAGGGGTTAAGTTTAAATCTCATATTGATGGAAGCTACCACTTCATTTCTCCAGAAAAGTCTATGGAAATACAAAGGCAGATAGGAGCCGATATTTTTATGGCGTTTGATGAGTGTACACCTTACCCTTGTGAGTATAATCAAGCCAAAGCCTCTATGGAACTCACCCACAGGTGGCTTAAGCGTTGTATAGAATGGACAGAAAATAATGCCGAATTGTACGGGCATAAGCAGCGCTTATTTCCGATAGTTCAAGGCTCTACTTATTCTGATTTAAGAAAGATTTCCGCTGAAGTTATTTCAGAGGCAGGGGCTGAAGGTAATGCCATCGGAGGGCTTTCGGTAGGGGAGCCAGAAGAAGAAATGTACCGAATTACCAACGAGGTTACCGATATTCTTCCGAAAGAAAAACCAAGATATTTAATGGGCGTAGGCACACCGTGGAATATTTTGGAAAGCATAGGTTTGGGAGTGGATATGATGGATTGTGTGATGCCAACTAGAAACGCCCGAAACGGAATGCTATTCACTTGGCAAGGCGTTATGAATATGAAAAACCAAAAATGGAAAGAAGATTTTTCTCCGTTAGATGAGATGGGGACGAGCTTTGTGGACAAAGAGTATTCTAAGGCTTATGTAAGGCATCTTTTTGTAGCTAAAGAATATTTAGGTAAGCAGATTGCTTCTATACACAACTTGGCATTCTATTTAGATTTGGTAAAGGTGGCTAGAGAGCATATCTTAGCAGGGGATTTCTACGAGTGGAAGGAGCAGATTGTACCAGTTTTAAAACAAAGGCTTTAG
- a CDS encoding LptF/LptG family permease, translated as MKIIDAYIIKKFLGTLVFMLVLLSIIVIVVDIQAKAPNIEKSGYTVGYFLLHFYPFWMIYLILTFMSILVFISVIYFSSRMADNTEIVAIVSSGASFHRFARPYFMVAVGIALFMLMLNHFALPWANVKKNELMVFTESQVRQEEKNRSVAISAQMSPTEYVFIGSYHRKEARGSDYLYQKFDNNNKLIHQIRGDYVSWDEKKQAFSITSFYEKKAGKNETEKLSNGTQTYQSFGYPPEELFPDELLGENKTTPELVKFINREKIKGNGNINTYLNELHARTSMPVSIIILTILGLALASEKKRGGIGVNLAVGIALAFVFIFSFEALKVVSSSKILTPFVAMWMPNFVFAPLALILYFRRARQ; from the coding sequence ATGAAAATAATAGACGCCTATATCATCAAGAAATTTTTAGGGACATTAGTTTTTATGCTAGTGTTACTATCTATTATTGTGATAGTGGTGGATATACAAGCCAAAGCGCCAAACATAGAGAAAAGTGGTTACACGGTGGGGTACTTTTTATTACACTTCTATCCGTTTTGGATGATATATCTTATCCTTACCTTTATGTCTATTTTGGTGTTTATTTCCGTCATTTACTTTTCATCTCGTATGGCGGATAATACCGAAATTGTAGCCATTGTAAGTAGCGGAGCTAGTTTTCATAGATTTGCAAGACCATACTTTATGGTAGCAGTTGGGATAGCATTGTTTATGTTGATGCTTAACCACTTTGCCTTGCCTTGGGCTAATGTTAAAAAGAACGAACTGATGGTCTTTACCGAAAGTCAGGTAAGGCAAGAGGAAAAGAATAGGAGTGTTGCTATCTCGGCTCAGATGTCGCCAACAGAATATGTATTTATAGGCTCTTATCACAGAAAGGAAGCAAGAGGCTCGGATTACCTTTACCAAAAATTTGATAACAACAACAAACTCATACATCAGATTAGAGGTGATTATGTCTCTTGGGACGAAAAGAAACAAGCCTTTTCCATCACTTCTTTCTACGAAAAAAAAGCAGGTAAAAACGAAACTGAAAAGTTAAGCAATGGTACGCAGACCTACCAGAGCTTTGGTTATCCACCAGAAGAGCTTTTTCCAGACGAGCTTTTAGGTGAGAACAAAACAACACCAGAGCTGGTGAAATTCATCAATAGAGAGAAAATAAAAGGCAACGGTAACATCAACACCTATCTCAATGAGCTTCACGCCCGCACCTCAATGCCTGTTTCTATAATTATTTTAACTATTTTAGGTTTAGCTCTGGCGTCCGAAAAAAAGAGAGGAGGGATAGGAGTCAACCTTGCTGTGGGGATAGCTTTGGCATTTGTGTTTATTTTCTCATTTGAGGCACTTAAAGTGGTTTCATCTAGTAAAATACTCACGCCTTTCGTAGCGATGTGGATGCCTAATTTTGTATTTGCTCCACTTGCTTTGATACTATATTTCAGAAGGGCTCGTCAGTAG